The following nucleotide sequence is from Candidatus Bipolaricaulis sibiricus.
TCGGGACCAGTCCCAGCGGGGACGGCCCTGACTGGGCCCACCCGGCAACGCTTGCCAGGACAACGATCGCGGCAAGGCTCTTCTTCATTCCAGTCACCTCCATCCGATATACACCGGGACACGGGGAGTGGTTCACGGGCGTGCACGGCGAGCTGCTCGCGCTATGATCGACACGATGTTCGTGGCTTCTTGTGCGGTCCTGTTTGTCGTTGGTTACCTCTTGGGCGGTGTTCCGACGGCGTTTGTCGTGGGACGGCTGCGGGGGGTGGACATCCGTCGCCTCGGATCGGGCAACGTGGGGGGGACGAACGCACTTCGGGTGTGGGGGGCCAAGGTGGGCGTCGCAGTGATGGCAGCGGACGTGGCCAAGGGGTTCGTGGCTGCCGGCCTCCTCCCGAACCTTCCCTGGTGGGTGGGAGACCGGCCCTACCTCGGACTGTGCGCCGGGGGAGGGGCGGTGGTCGGGCACATCCTCTCGCCATACTTGCGATTTCGCGGGGGAAAGGGGGTCGCGGCCGCGGCCGGAGTGCTCCTTGCCCTTGCCCCGCTCCCCACCGCGATCGCCGTGGGAGTGTTCGCCCTGGTTGTGCTTGCGTCAGGGATCGTTTCGGTGGCGTCGCTCACCGCGGCGGCGACGCTGCCTCTGGCGGCGTACCTGCTTCACAGGACGGGGACGGCCAGTCTGCACCCGGCCGTGCAGGCGCTGACCTTGGGTCTCGTGCCCGTTGTGTTCTTCACCCACCGGGCGAACATCCGGCGCCTGGTCCGCGGCGAGGAGAACCGGTTCCGTCGGCTGTGGGAGAGGCGGGGCGGGCGAGTAACGTGAGCGCAGTGGCGGCACCAGGCAGACAGGATCGGCAAGGCAGTCTCGCGGGACGAAACCAGGCCGAGGGCATCCCCCCCGTCACCACCGTCCCGTTGCCCGACACGGGGCGAGCTGTAGAATCCCGTTCTCGGGGTCGCTCCCAGTTGCGCTTAGAGCCCGTGGATACCTGTTTCGGACAGGAGCCGGTGAGGTCAAGGGGGGAGGGTGAAGGTCTCCGACAGACGCATCGCCGAGTGGTGGGAAGCACCGGGGATCGAGGCCCGGGATGCGTTTGATGAGGAGATTCTTTACCTCAATGCCCTGACTGAGGAGATAGCGCTCCCGCGGTGGGCGATCCTTGTCCGCGATCGGATGCCGCGGTGGGGATTCGAGCCGTGCGCGCATCGATTCCTCGAGGGTCTGGAGCAGGTACTCGCCATGATCGGGGCAGGGCGGGTGTGGGCGCGATTCGGGGGGTGCGGGGACGTTCCGTTGTCGGTGCAGCGCAAGCTGGATGCTTTCGGGGCGGCCCTTGTGCAGTGGTCGGACAACGGGGGCCGTGCTGCGGGCGATCCGCTCGTTCGTCGGCTCGGGGCGCACACAGCGGACCGGGCCGAGGCAGCACGCGCGATGGGAGAGGTGATCCTGGGGATCGGTCGCGGCCCGGCTGAGGTCGACGCGGTCCTCGAGCGATGGGCCGAGCGCGCCCAGTTCTCCCCGGCGCGGATCCTTGTGGATGGGGAGGAAGCGCCGCTGGCCGTTATCGCGCACCATCCCTGCGCGTACACCCTCCTGTGGAACGTCGAGCGCCTCGCTCACTGCATCGGCAACGGGGAACCACCGTCGGCTGTGGTATGCGTCCCCGCCCTCCGGATCGCTCCGAAGCTCGATCCAGAAAGGATCGCGATCCTACGCGAGATCGGGGATTCCCTTGCCGATTGGCTCCAAGAGCGCACGCCGCGGACCGTGATCGGGCAGAAGGTCCACGCGCTGATCGGCCCTCGCGATGAAGTGCGACACTGGCTCGTTGCTTCGCTCTACAAGACGCTCAAGCTGTGGCAAGTGCACCTGGACAACGTTCTCGGCGAGAAGCACGACTACCTCTCCCTCATCTAGGGTTGCGATCGTCTTCTCGGACGCTACCCTAGGCCACGACATGGCCACGTTTGTCCTCGTCGAGCACCCGCTGATTCACGCCAAGCTCACCCTGCTGCGTGACCGGCGCACGGACCGTCTCCAGTTCAGGCAGATCCTCGAGGAGATCACCGCGCTCATGGTGTACGAGATCACCCGCGACTTTCCCCTCCGCGAGATCGAGGTGGAAACCCCCCTCGAGCGCACCGCGGGGGTGGAACTGGCGCGGCCGGTGGTGCTGGTCCCCGTCCTCCGAGCGGGGATCGTGATGCTCGACGGCGTGCTGTCCCTCATTCCCAGCGCCCGCGTTGGCCACATCGGGATCTACCGCGACCCAGCCACGCTCCAGCCCGTGGAGTACTTCGCCAAGCTCCCCGCCCACCTCGGGGATGCGTTGGTCATCGTCGTCGACCCGATGCTGGCCACCGGCGGTTCGGCAGCGCATGCAGTTCAGATCGTCAAGGAGCGCGGAGCGCAGGACGTGCGGTTCCTGTGCCTTGTCGCGGCCCCGGAGGGGTTGAAGGTGCTTCAGACGGCCCACCCGGATGTCCCGGTGTACGCGGCAACCCTCGATCGAGAGCTCGACGCCCACGGCTACATCCGCCCGGGGCTTGGCGACGCCGGCGACCGGCTGTTCGGCACCTAGGAGCCCTGGTCCCGTGAAACGGTGCGCATTGGTGACGGGTGGGTCCCGCGGGATCGGCGCGGCGGTCGCCGTGAAGCTGGCTGCGCGGGGGTGTGACGTCGCCATCAGCTACCGTACCCAGCGCACGGCTGCGGAGGAAGTGGCAGCCGAGGTTCAGCGCCTTGGAAGCCGGGCGCTCATCCTTCAGGCCGACCTCGCCGACCTTGGACAGGCGCGGAGTCTCGTCCACGAGGCGGCGGAGGGACTGGGGGCGCTCCACATTCTTGTCAACAACGCCGGTTATGTGCAGCGCGTCCCATGGGAGGAGCTATCGCTGGAGGACTGGGACCGCATGCTGCGCGTCGGCCTCACCGCGCCGTTCGTTCTTGCGCGGTGCGCGGTGCCCTACATGCGAGAGGGAGGGTTCGGGCGAATCGTCAACATCTCGTCCCTCCGCGCGCTGACCGGCGCCGCCCACGGGATCCACTACGCCACGGCCAAGGCCGGACTCCTCGGGTTCACCAAGTCCCTCGCTCTGGCAGTGGCACCGTATGGCATCACGGTGAACGCGGTGTGTCCGGGATTCGTGGCGACCGAGATCAACCGGGAGGCCCTCGCCGCGCGCGGTGACGAGATCCGCGCTCAGATTCCCCTCGGGCGCGTCGCGAGCGCGGAGGAGATCGCGGCCGTCGTCGGTTTCCTGTGCGCCGACGAGGCGAGCTACATCACCGGGGAGACGGTGTCTGCCAACGGCGGACTCCGTATGGACTAGCGATGGATCGGCGTCGACTTGGGCTCTCGACGTTCCTGTGGCCGGGGATGTCCTGCAGTAGGTGGATTGAGCTTGCTGTGGACCTGGGACTGGGTGGGGTCGAGTTGCGGGCCGACCCGCGGGCAGCCGGGCCCCGCGATCTCGCGCCCGAGGCGCGGGAGCGACTCCGCGAGCAGTTCGCGGAGCGGGGACTGTGGACCACCGTCCATGCCCCGATCTACGACATGAACCTCAGCTCCCCGTCGCCAGCCCTGTCCGCGGCGGCGCTGGGAGAGGTGATCCAAGCGGTCGATCTCGCGGCCGACGTGGGGGCACAAGTCGTGGTCGTTCACCCCGGCCACGTGGACGAGGACTACCTGCCGCTCGATGGCGAACGCGACCGTGCCTGGCGTCGGTTCTCGTTCGCAATGGACGCCATCCTCGCTCACGCGGGGGCGAGGGAGGTCCAGGTCGCACTGGAGAACAAGCAACGCGGCAGAGGGTGGGACATGGTCCACACTCCGGCGGAGCACCTTCGGGCACTGGAGCAGTTCCCGACGCTCCAGGCCTGTCTCGATCTCGGACATCTCCACACCACGAGCGGAGACCCGGCCGCGTACATCGCTGCCCTGACGGGACGTCTCGTCCACGTCCACCTCCACGACAACCGGGGAGACCGAGACGAGCACCTACCCCTGGGCCGCGGCACCGTGGCGTGGCAGCCCGCACTGGCCGCGTTGGACGAGGCAAGGTACGCCGGCCCGGTCGTGCTCGAGATTCCTGATCCCGACGGCTTGCGGGCGTCGCTGGCCGTGCTCGCGAGGACAGCGGAGTCATGAGAGCCCCGCGCTGGTACTGGGCGTTCGTTCTGTCCAATGCCGCGATGGGCGCGGCCTCCCCCCTCCTGCCGTTGTACGCTTACTTCCTCGGAGCGACGGCGGGCGGGGTGGGAACGCTCACCGCCGTCGGTAGCGCGATGAACGTCGTCGCGAGCCTCGTGTGGGGCCGGATCCTCGATGCCACACCCCGTCGCCGTCTGTTCATCTCGGTGAGCTTCCTGGGCGTTGCGATCGCCTATCTTGCGCTGCCGCTCGTCACTCAGCTTCCCCAGCTGTTCCTCGTGAACGGCTGGGCCGCGTTCTCCTGGATGGCGGGGTCGTCGGTGTCGTTCTTGCTCGTGCTGGCCCGGTTCCCCAAGGAGCAGTGGGAGAAGGAGATCGCACGGTTCAACGTGTACTGCGGCGTCGGTTGGACGGTGGGTCTCGCCGTGGGTGCGGCCTGGACGTCTCTTGTCATCCAGTGGCTAGGTGAGGGGTGGGGGCTCCGTTCGCTCGGTCTGCTCGTTGGTGCTCTGTCGCTGGCAGCGATTGCCTTTGCCGTACGGTCGATCCGAGATCCGCAGCAGGGCGTCGCGCCCCCGTCGTTCCGTGACGTGGTCCTCAGCGTCGGCAACTTCCTCTACGAGCGGTTCCGGACGGGCCCGATTCACCTCTACGAGGCCCTGCGACCGTCGCAGCTTGTGCGGTTCCTTCAGGGACGGACTTCATTCGGTCCCGATCTTGTTCTGGTCTATTACTCAGCGCTGCTGGCGTTCGTTGGATTCGCGATGGTGTTCGCCCCGTTCCCGGTGTTCGTGCGGCAGGCAATGGGATGGTCAAGCGCGCTCGTGTTCGCCCTGTCCGTGGCCCACCACGGGGTGAGCGTGGTGGCCTTCGGCTGGGCCCGGAAGGCGGTTGCCAAGTGGGGTCACCGCCCCGCCGCGGCCCTTGCCCTCCTTGGACGAGCCGGAATGTTCGTTGGGTTCGCGCTTGCCACCCCTGTGACCGCCCGCTGGCTGCTCCCCATCTTGTGGGGAGTTGCCGGGGCGACATGGGCGTTCTTCCAGCTCTCCGTGACTTCAATCGTGTCCCGCCTCTCACCCCACGCACAGCAGGGTCAGGGACTCGGGATCTACAACGCGGTCGCCGGGCTTGGGAACGTGCTCGGTGCCCTCGCC
It contains:
- a CDS encoding Acyl-phosphate:glycerol-3-phosphate O-acyltransferase PlsY; protein product: MIDTMFVASCAVLFVVGYLLGGVPTAFVVGRLRGVDIRRLGSGNVGGTNALRVWGAKVGVAVMAADVAKGFVAAGLLPNLPWWVGDRPYLGLCAGGGAVVGHILSPYLRFRGGKGVAAAAGVLLALAPLPTAIAVGVFALVVLASGIVSVASLTAAATLPLAAYLLHRTGTASLHPAVQALTLGLVPVVFFTHRANIRRLVRGEENRFRRLWERRGGRVT
- a CDS encoding Uracil phosphoribosyltransferase, whose amino-acid sequence is MATFVLVEHPLIHAKLTLLRDRRTDRLQFRQILEEITALMVYEITRDFPLREIEVETPLERTAGVELARPVVLVPVLRAGIVMLDGVLSLIPSARVGHIGIYRDPATLQPVEYFAKLPAHLGDALVIVVDPMLATGGSAAHAVQIVKERGAQDVRFLCLVAAPEGLKVLQTAHPDVPVYAATLDRELDAHGYIRPGLGDAGDRLFGT
- a CDS encoding 3-oxoacyl-[acyl-carrier protein] reductase; translated protein: MKRCALVTGGSRGIGAAVAVKLAARGCDVAISYRTQRTAAEEVAAEVQRLGSRALILQADLADLGQARSLVHEAAEGLGALHILVNNAGYVQRVPWEELSLEDWDRMLRVGLTAPFVLARCAVPYMREGGFGRIVNISSLRALTGAAHGIHYATAKAGLLGFTKSLALAVAPYGITVNAVCPGFVATEINREALAARGDEIRAQIPLGRVASAEEIAAVVGFLCADEASYITGETVSANGGLRMD